The genomic region TGTCCCGTAACCACAGGCAGTTTGCTGCGGTATTTGGCGTCGGCCTTGCAGGCTTCGATGATGGCCCGGCCCAGCGTGTCGTTGGGGGACAATACGGCGTCAAGGGTGATCTTGGACGCGTCGTTATTCAGGAGATTTTCCATTCTGGTCTTGGCCAAAGGTCCGGACCAGTTTTCCGTCGCAATTTTCTGAAAATTGCTTGTATCCTTGTAAGTTTCCGGATAGGGACCCACAACTTTCAAAACGCCTTTCTTGATATAGGGATTCAGCACGTCTATTGCGCCCTGATAGAAGAAGTTGGCGTTGGCGTCGGTGGGAGATCCGGCGAAAAGCGTGATGTACTTGGGAGCGGCGGTTGTGGCGGCAGGCAGGTTCAGCGCTTTTTCGATGCCCTGGCCCTGGAGGGTGCCGACTTTGTAGTTATTGAAGGTAATAAATGCGCTGTAATTGGTGGTTCCCTGGATGATTCTGTCATAGGCCACTACGACAGCCTTATCCCGGGCCGCTTCTTCCACAACGGATTTTACGCCGTCATTGATGTTGCCAATGATGAGAACCTTGGCGCCCTGGGTCAGAAAACTCTGGATTTGCTGATTCTGTTGGGCCTGATCGGCGTTCCCGTATTGTACGAGACCCGAGTATCCCCTTTTCTCAGCTTCTTTCTTCAGGGATTCTCCGTCTTTTGTCCAGCGGAGAACGTGGGTTTCCGGCATGGCGATGCCTACGATGGTCGCTTTCGCGAATAGGGAAAGGCTTGCGAGTATGAGCATTGCGACAATAGACAACAATTTCTTCATGATACTCCTCCTTGATATGGATAGAATGGCAGGCTGCCGCAAAATGTTTACAGCCTGAAGCAAACGG from Fusobacteriaceae bacterium harbors:
- a CDS encoding sugar-binding protein translates to MKKLLSIVAMLILASLSLFAKATIVGIAMPETHVLRWTKDGESLKKEAEKRGYSGLVQYGNADQAQQNQQIQSFLTQGAKVLIIGNINDGVKSVVEEAARDKAVVVAYDRIIQGTTNYSAFITFNNYKVGTLQGQGIEKALNLPAATTAAPKYITLFAGSPTDANANFFYQGAIDVLNPYIKKGVLKVVGPYPETYKDTSNFQKIATENWSGPLAKTRMENLLNNDASKITLDAVLSPNDTLGRAIIEACKADAKYRSKLPVVTGQDAEFDSAVSIKNGEQYMTVFKDTAKLAEAAVILADALAKGEKPNIPGAVLAEGDLKEIGYTGTGYVATYLLDPIGITKENVNVPVDAGFYTAEEAAKLK